Proteins from one Limanda limanda chromosome 4, fLimLim1.1, whole genome shotgun sequence genomic window:
- the tshba gene encoding thyroid stimulating hormone subunit beta a, giving the protein METAVFNCWLLFLLFSPAVPMCLPTDFTLYVEKPECDFCVAINTTSCMGFCKSWERNLRDSFGPRVVQRGCTYDEVVYRTVVLPGCPVNTNPLFTYPVAISCHCGTCRTDSDECARRASANRPRCTKSVRHVYPYPGASDYMIPL; this is encoded by the exons ATGGAGACGGCCGTGTTCAACTGCTGGCTCCTCTTTCTGCTGTTCAGCCCAGCTGTTCCCATGTGTTTGCCCACAGACTTCACACTGTATGTGGAGAAGCCAGAGTGTGACTTCTGTGTGGCCATCAACACCACGAGCTGCATGGGATTCTGCAAGTCATGG GAACGCAACTTGAGGGACAGCTTTGGCCCGCGGGTCGTCCAGCGAGGCTGCACCTACGACGAGGTGGTGTATCGCACGGTGGTGCTGCCCGGCTGTCCCGTCAACACCAACCCTCTCTTCACCTACCCGGTGGCCATCAGCTGCCACTGCGGCACCTGCCGGACCGACAGCGACGAGTGCGCCCGCAGAGCCAGCGCCAACAGGCCGAGGTGCACCAAATCAGTCCGACATGTCTACCCATACCCCGGCGCGAGTGACTACATGATCCCTTTGTGA
- the tspan2a gene encoding tetraspanin-2a, with the protein MTKVQGGMKCVKYLLFVFNFIFWLSGLLVLAVGLWLRFDPETVELLTGDEAPDTFFIAVYILLGAGGLMMVVGFFGCFGAVRESQCLLASFFACLLIIFGAEIAAGVFGFLNKEQIVEEVQKFYSSSITDTTNVNGTAVALIYHKTLNCCGGSMSDVSNDLCADAPSDTQDCLNAITDFFNDKLHIIGYIGIGVAGVMIIGMIFSMVLCCAIRNSREVI; encoded by the exons ATGACTAAAGTGCAGGGAGGGATGAAATGCGTGAAATATCTGCTCTTCGTTTTCAACTTCATCTTCTGG CTGTCAGGGCTGCTGGTGCTGGCTGTGGGACTCTGGCTCAGGTTTGACCCAGAAACAGTGGAGCTCCTGACGGGCGATGAAGCCCCCGACACCTTCTTCATAG CTGTGTACATCCTTCTCGGTGCCGGAGGGTTGATGATGGTCGTTGGGTTCTTTGGATGTTTTGGGGCCGTGCGTGAGTCTCAGTGTCTTCTGGCATCG TTCTTCGCTTGCCTCCTGATAATCTTTGGAGCCGAGATCGCCGCTGGTGTGTTTGGATTCCTAAACAAGGAACAG ATTGTTGAGGAGGTCCAGAAGTTCTACAGCAGCTCCATTACTGACACCACCAACGTGAACGGCACGGCCGTCGCACTGATCTACCACAAAACT TTAAACTGCTGTGGAGGTTCCATGTCAGACGTGTCTAATGACTTGTGTGCAGACGCTCCAAGTGACACCCAG GACTGTCTGAATGCAATCACAGACTTCTTCAATGACAAGCTGCACATCATCGGATACATCGGAATCGGGGTCGCAGGCGTAATG ATCATAGGGATGATCTTCAGCATGGTTCTGTGTTGTGCCATCAGGAACAGCAGGGAGGTTATATAG
- the ngfb gene encoding nerve growth factor, which translates to MRSSMLVLLLFFSARAVVSIGGDSCTTTTAQQQHPGDRSIPTVDPKLFTKRHKLSPRVHFSSQPPDAEPAASQGVPGGRPRRRAGQPQHRGVYSVCESISVWVGNKTKATDISGNEVTVLPDVNINNVNKKQYFFETMCHSSRPGSSGCLGIDARHWNSYCTNSHTFVRALTTFKNLVAWRLIRIDVACVCVLSRKSWRQ; encoded by the coding sequence ATGAGGTCGTCCATGCtggtcctgctcctcttcttcagtgCCCGGGCTGTGGTCTCCATTGGAGGGGACTCGTGCACCACCACGAcggcccagcagcagcatccaggTGACCGCTCCATCCCCACGGTGGACCCCAAACTCTTCACCAAGCGCCACAAACTCTCCCCCAGGGTGCACTTCAGCTCCCAGCCCCCCGATGCAGAGCCGGCAGCGTCCCAGGGTGTGCCCGGCGGGAGGCCGCGCAGGCGAGCCGGGCAGCCGCAGCACCGCGGGGTGTACTCAGTGTGTGAGAGCATCAGCGTCTGGGTTGGGAACAAAACCAAGGCCACGGACATCTCAGGCAACGAGGTGACTGTGCTGCCGGACGTCAACATCAACAATGTCAACAAGAAGCAGTACTTCTTCGAGACCATGTGCCACAGCTCTCGGCCGGGCAGCTCGGGCTGTTTGGGAATCGACGCGAGACACTGGAACTCCTACTGCACCAACTCACACACTTTCGTACGAGCGCTGACCACCTTTAAAAACCTGGTGGCGTGGAGGCTGATACGCATCGACGTGGCCTGCGTGTGCGTGCTCAGCCGCAAGTCGTGGCGGCAGTGA
- the slc25a55a gene encoding solute carrier family 25 member 55a isoform X2, with protein MCLPHRLGKDQVAESEARSAGLQEHDGLPCENSKIRRLLWHVQRRGSPGLLKASRLWRSHAGGKSLHGAAVNLTLVTPEKAIKLAANDLFRHHLSKDGKGLTVFKEMLAGCGAGMCQVVVTTPMEMLKIQLQDAGRLVAQQQKPVMMTPSKIGATSTVLSRSYNSVASAPQAVSATQIAKELLQTQGIRGLYRGLGATLMRDVPFSIVYFPLFANLNRLGKPSPEGPSPFYWAFLSGCAAGSTAAVIVNPCDVVKTRLQSVNKGSSEETYTGVVDCVSKIMRREGPSGFLKGAGCRALVIAPLFGIVQVMYFVGVGEYILDNSPLSLMSA; from the exons ATGTGTCTTCCCCATCGACTTGGCAAAGACCAGGTTGCAGAATCAGAGGCACGGTCAGCAGGTCTACAAGAGCAT GATGGACTGCCTTGTGAAAACAGTAAAATCAGAAGGCTACTTTGGCATGTACAGAG ACGTGGGTCCCCTGGGCTATTGAAGGCTAGCCGATTATGGCGCAGCCACGCTGGAGGCAAATCATTACATG gCGCTGCTGTAAACTTGACCCTGGTCACCCCGGAGAAGGCCATCAAGCTGGCTGCTAATGACTTGTTTCGCCACCATCTTTCCAAGGATGG AAAAGGGCTGACGGTGTTTAAAGAGATGCTGGCGGGTTGTGGTGCAGGGATGTGCCAGGTCGTTGTCACCACACCCATGGAAATGCTCAAGATACAGTTGCAGGATGCAGGCAGACTCG tggcCCAGCAGCAAAAGCCGGTCATGATGACTCCATCAAAGATCGGGGCCACTAGCACGGTTCTCAGCCGCTCCTACAACTCTGTGGCCTCAGCACCTCAAGCTGTGTCGGCCACTCAGATTGCAAAGGAGCTGCTTCAGACTCAGGGCATCCGGGGGCTCTACAGGGGACTGGGGGCAACACTGATGAG GGATGTTCCCTTCTCTATAGTCTACTTCCCATTGTTCGCAAACCTGAATCGCCTCGGAAAACCCTCCCCCGAGGGGCCGTCCCCTTTCTACTGGGCCTTCCTCTCAGGCTGCGCAGCCGGATCCACTGCTGCAGTGATTGTTAATCCCTGTGATG TGGTGAAGACGAGGTTGCAGTCAGTGAACAAAGGGTCCAGTGAGGAGACGTACACTGGTGTCGTGGACTGTGTGAG TAAAATcatgaggagggaggggccgtCTGGTTTCCTGAAAGGAGCCGGCTGTCGGGCTCTGGTCATCGCTCCTCTCTTTGGAATTGTCCAAGTTATGTACTTTGTTGGCGTTGGCGAATACATCCTGGACAACTCGCCCCTGAGCCTAATGTCGGCGTGA
- the slc25a55a gene encoding solute carrier family 25 member 55a isoform X1 — MSQQHISLPAKLINGGIAGIVGVTCVFPIDLAKTRLQNQRHGQQVYKSMMDCLVKTVKSEGYFGMYRGAAVNLTLVTPEKAIKLAANDLFRHHLSKDGKGLTVFKEMLAGCGAGMCQVVVTTPMEMLKIQLQDAGRLVAQQQKPVMMTPSKIGATSTVLSRSYNSVASAPQAVSATQIAKELLQTQGIRGLYRGLGATLMRDVPFSIVYFPLFANLNRLGKPSPEGPSPFYWAFLSGCAAGSTAAVIVNPCDVVKTRLQSVNKGSSEETYTGVVDCVSKIMRREGPSGFLKGAGCRALVIAPLFGIVQVMYFVGVGEYILDNSPLSLMSA; from the exons ATGTCTCAGCAGCACATCAG TCTTCCAGCCAAGCTCATTAATGGAGGCATTGCTGGCATCGTCGGGGTCACATGTGTCTTCCCCATCGACTTGGCAAAGACCAGGTTGCAGAATCAGAGGCACGGTCAGCAGGTCTACAAGAGCAT GATGGACTGCCTTGTGAAAACAGTAAAATCAGAAGGCTACTTTGGCATGTACAGAG gCGCTGCTGTAAACTTGACCCTGGTCACCCCGGAGAAGGCCATCAAGCTGGCTGCTAATGACTTGTTTCGCCACCATCTTTCCAAGGATGG AAAAGGGCTGACGGTGTTTAAAGAGATGCTGGCGGGTTGTGGTGCAGGGATGTGCCAGGTCGTTGTCACCACACCCATGGAAATGCTCAAGATACAGTTGCAGGATGCAGGCAGACTCG tggcCCAGCAGCAAAAGCCGGTCATGATGACTCCATCAAAGATCGGGGCCACTAGCACGGTTCTCAGCCGCTCCTACAACTCTGTGGCCTCAGCACCTCAAGCTGTGTCGGCCACTCAGATTGCAAAGGAGCTGCTTCAGACTCAGGGCATCCGGGGGCTCTACAGGGGACTGGGGGCAACACTGATGAG GGATGTTCCCTTCTCTATAGTCTACTTCCCATTGTTCGCAAACCTGAATCGCCTCGGAAAACCCTCCCCCGAGGGGCCGTCCCCTTTCTACTGGGCCTTCCTCTCAGGCTGCGCAGCCGGATCCACTGCTGCAGTGATTGTTAATCCCTGTGATG TGGTGAAGACGAGGTTGCAGTCAGTGAACAAAGGGTCCAGTGAGGAGACGTACACTGGTGTCGTGGACTGTGTGAG TAAAATcatgaggagggaggggccgtCTGGTTTCCTGAAAGGAGCCGGCTGTCGGGCTCTGGTCATCGCTCCTCTCTTTGGAATTGTCCAAGTTATGTACTTTGTTGGCGTTGGCGAATACATCCTGGACAACTCGCCCCTGAGCCTAATGTCGGCGTGA